One genomic window of Paenibacillus xylanilyticus includes the following:
- a CDS encoding PolC-type DNA polymerase III, translated as MSGFEEKRKRFELLMKQAELPAGLTDPYFLDGWIEQVETNRSNREWHILISKDTLVPAPIYRTFSLHIQEKMNHIAKITFGFKYTEQVQPSDIVSEYWNLFLEWVTREIPSVNGWMNRTTFECEADLLQLTMSDSTSMELARKKQIDQAITTFYEKYFHLPLRIKLQVGEVGSNKEAMEQFQAQKKVEERQVIEQMMSEVTEMEAPEDEDHGDVRLQMGYEIKEPAVPMQDVQDEEKKITLQGSIFGLDRKELRNGNTLFTFYLTDFTDSMQMKMFAKTKEDVKILSLLANGKWVKVRGRVEYDRFMQIPELAMIPSDLTEIKAPPSRKDTAQEKRVEFHLHSTMSTMDAVTSIDKYVKTAAEWGHTAIAVTDHGGVQVYPEAAKAAKKNGIKMIYGLEANVVNDSVAVVLAPQPIDLKTATYIVFDIETTGLSVTQNKIIEIAAVKVQEGKEIDRFATFVNPHERIPYNIQQLTNITDEMVKDAPELEPVIRDFVAFAGDGVLVAHNARFDMGFIQASLKNLGMPELPNPVLDTLELARLLYPKMKNHRLNTLADKYKVALESHHRAIDDTIALAGILNGLVNDAAQLKGLTMLDRLNDYVGVDLSNTRPFHCGIYALNDVGKKNLYKLVSLSHTEYFKRVPCIPKSKLVGLREGLVIISGCEKGEFFEAVLNKSLEEAEEIAEFYDVLEIQPLTMYMHLVDKGLVATPEELKLAVRKVVDIGAKLNKPVIATGNVHYLEPRDKIYRDITIHGITGFSPLKDQRKPDAHFRTTAEMLEEFQFLGQDKAYEVVVTNTIELADRFEEIKLFPDKLFTPILEGADEEIRNTCYNTAKSIYGEDLPEVIVARLEKELQPIIKYGFSANYLISERLVKKSNQDGYLVGSRGSVGSSVVATFLGISEVNPLPAHYICVNSECKHSEWFLDGSVPSGFDLPEKECPDCGGRLKGEGQDIPFETFLGFKGDKVPDIDLNFSGDYQPHAHNYTKVLFSEKSVFRAGTIGTVAEKTAFGFAKKYEEEHHKKWRGAELNRLASGCTGVKRSTGQHPGGIVVVPDYIEVEDVTPVQYPADDVTAEWKTTHFDYHAFEENLLKLDILGHDDPTMMRMLQDLTGVDPTTIPMNDPKVMSMFNSTEALGVTPEQIRSPVATFGVPEMGTKFVRQMLVESQPSSFADLLQISGLSHGTGVWLGNAQELIKNGTCNIKTVIGCRDDIMLFLIYKAGMDASLAFKITESVRKGRGLPQEWIDEMKNCKVPQWYIDSCLKIQYMFPKAHAAAYVISAVRTAFFKLYHPIEFYATYFTVRADEFDIELVCQGYDAIYRKIVEIEQLGFQAPPKEKNMLPVLEMALEMAARGFSLKPIDLYRSEATKFIVDGNALIPPFSALAGIGDNAARNIAAARDHGEFLSIEDFQQKSKASKTIVELLSGMGCFRGLPESNQLSLF; from the coding sequence ATGAGTGGATTCGAGGAGAAACGAAAACGGTTTGAATTGTTGATGAAACAGGCAGAACTGCCTGCAGGTCTGACCGATCCCTATTTTCTGGACGGATGGATTGAACAGGTAGAGACGAATCGCAGCAACCGGGAATGGCATATCCTGATCAGTAAGGATACGTTAGTTCCTGCACCGATCTATCGTACGTTTAGCCTGCATATTCAGGAGAAAATGAATCATATCGCCAAAATTACATTTGGTTTTAAGTATACAGAGCAAGTGCAGCCAAGTGATATTGTAAGTGAATATTGGAATCTGTTTCTGGAATGGGTCACTCGCGAGATTCCATCCGTAAATGGATGGATGAACCGAACTACCTTTGAATGTGAAGCAGATTTGCTGCAATTGACCATGAGTGATTCTACATCGATGGAGCTCGCGCGTAAGAAACAGATTGATCAGGCGATTACAACATTCTATGAAAAATATTTTCATCTCCCGCTCCGCATTAAACTACAAGTTGGTGAAGTGGGAAGCAATAAGGAAGCGATGGAACAGTTTCAGGCTCAGAAGAAGGTTGAGGAGCGACAGGTCATCGAACAGATGATGAGCGAAGTGACCGAAATGGAAGCGCCGGAAGACGAGGATCATGGCGATGTACGCTTGCAGATGGGCTATGAGATCAAAGAGCCGGCTGTACCGATGCAGGACGTTCAGGATGAAGAGAAGAAAATTACGCTTCAAGGCTCGATCTTTGGTCTGGACCGCAAGGAGCTGCGGAACGGAAATACACTGTTTACCTTCTATCTGACCGACTTTACAGATTCGATGCAAATGAAGATGTTTGCGAAGACAAAAGAGGATGTTAAAATCTTGAGCCTTCTGGCCAATGGGAAATGGGTCAAGGTTCGCGGACGCGTAGAGTACGACCGATTTATGCAAATTCCTGAACTGGCCATGATTCCTTCGGATCTGACCGAAATCAAGGCACCTCCATCACGAAAAGATACCGCGCAGGAGAAACGGGTGGAATTCCATCTGCACTCAACCATGAGTACCATGGATGCTGTAACCTCCATCGATAAATATGTGAAAACTGCTGCGGAGTGGGGACACACGGCAATTGCTGTCACGGATCACGGTGGAGTACAAGTCTATCCGGAGGCAGCCAAAGCAGCGAAGAAAAACGGCATCAAAATGATATACGGCCTAGAGGCCAATGTAGTGAATGATTCCGTTGCCGTTGTTCTGGCACCACAGCCAATTGATCTGAAAACAGCGACCTACATCGTATTCGATATCGAGACAACGGGTCTATCCGTTACACAGAACAAGATTATTGAGATTGCTGCGGTCAAAGTGCAAGAGGGCAAAGAGATCGACCGGTTTGCCACATTTGTAAATCCACACGAACGAATTCCGTACAACATTCAGCAATTGACCAACATTACGGATGAAATGGTCAAAGATGCACCGGAGCTTGAACCGGTCATTCGTGACTTTGTTGCGTTTGCGGGTGATGGTGTGCTGGTCGCGCACAATGCACGATTCGATATGGGCTTTATCCAGGCGTCCCTTAAAAATTTGGGCATGCCTGAGCTGCCAAACCCTGTACTGGATACGCTGGAATTGGCACGGCTTTTGTATCCAAAAATGAAAAACCACCGACTCAACACACTGGCTGATAAATACAAAGTCGCACTGGAAAGCCATCACCGGGCGATTGATGATACGATTGCCCTTGCTGGAATCCTGAATGGACTCGTGAATGATGCAGCCCAGTTAAAAGGCTTAACCATGCTGGACCGGTTGAACGATTACGTCGGGGTTGATTTGTCGAATACACGTCCATTCCACTGCGGGATTTACGCATTGAATGATGTCGGCAAGAAGAATTTGTACAAGCTGGTGTCCTTGTCTCATACGGAATACTTTAAGCGTGTCCCATGTATTCCGAAGTCCAAGCTGGTCGGCTTGCGCGAAGGACTGGTTATTATATCCGGTTGTGAAAAAGGAGAGTTCTTCGAGGCAGTTCTGAATAAATCACTGGAAGAGGCCGAAGAAATCGCCGAGTTTTACGACGTTTTGGAGATTCAACCCCTCACGATGTATATGCATCTCGTGGATAAGGGACTCGTGGCCACACCGGAAGAATTGAAACTTGCAGTTCGCAAAGTGGTTGATATCGGAGCCAAATTGAACAAGCCGGTTATTGCTACAGGCAATGTGCACTATTTGGAGCCAAGGGATAAAATCTATCGGGATATTACCATCCACGGAATTACCGGTTTCAGTCCGCTGAAAGACCAGCGTAAACCGGATGCCCATTTTAGAACCACAGCAGAAATGCTGGAGGAATTCCAGTTCCTGGGTCAGGACAAAGCCTACGAGGTTGTCGTCACAAATACGATTGAACTTGCTGATCGCTTTGAGGAAATCAAGCTGTTCCCGGACAAGCTGTTTACGCCAATATTGGAAGGTGCAGACGAAGAAATTCGGAACACCTGCTACAATACGGCAAAGTCGATATATGGGGAAGACCTGCCTGAAGTCATCGTGGCACGTCTAGAGAAAGAGCTACAGCCGATCATCAAATACGGTTTCTCTGCCAACTATCTGATCTCGGAGCGTCTGGTAAAAAAATCGAATCAGGATGGTTATCTGGTAGGCTCCCGGGGATCTGTAGGATCATCGGTTGTCGCAACCTTCCTTGGCATCTCCGAGGTTAATCCGCTTCCGGCTCACTATATCTGTGTAAACTCTGAATGTAAACACAGCGAATGGTTCCTGGACGGAAGTGTACCAAGTGGATTCGACCTTCCAGAGAAGGAATGCCCCGACTGTGGAGGCAGACTGAAGGGAGAAGGGCAAGATATACCGTTTGAGACGTTCCTTGGCTTCAAGGGGGACAAGGTTCCTGATATCGACTTGAACTTTTCGGGTGATTACCAGCCACATGCTCACAACTACACGAAAGTACTCTTTAGTGAAAAAAGCGTGTTTCGAGCTGGCACCATCGGTACCGTTGCCGAGAAAACAGCCTTTGGTTTCGCCAAGAAATATGAGGAAGAGCATCATAAGAAATGGCGCGGAGCAGAATTGAATCGACTGGCTTCAGGTTGTACAGGGGTCAAGCGGAGCACGGGACAGCATCCCGGGGGCATTGTCGTTGTACCGGATTATATTGAAGTGGAAGATGTTACTCCTGTTCAATATCCTGCGGACGACGTTACTGCAGAGTGGAAAACAACTCACTTTGATTATCACGCCTTTGAAGAGAACTTGTTGAAACTGGATATCCTAGGACATGATGATCCCACCATGATGCGTATGCTGCAGGATCTGACCGGGGTCGATCCAACCACCATTCCGATGAATGATCCAAAAGTCATGAGCATGTTCAACTCTACGGAAGCACTGGGAGTAACTCCTGAACAGATCCGTTCACCTGTTGCAACCTTTGGTGTGCCGGAGATGGGGACGAAGTTTGTGCGTCAAATGCTTGTCGAATCCCAGCCGTCGTCCTTTGCCGATTTATTGCAGATTTCGGGGTTGTCCCACGGAACAGGGGTATGGCTTGGAAACGCACAAGAACTGATCAAGAATGGTACATGTAACATTAAAACGGTAATTGGTTGCCGGGATGATATCATGTTATTCCTCATCTATAAAGCAGGGATGGACGCAAGTCTGGCCTTTAAGATTACAGAGAGTGTTCGTAAAGGGCGGGGGTTGCCTCAGGAGTGGATTGATGAGATGAAAAACTGCAAAGTGCCACAATGGTACATTGACTCTTGTCTCAAAATCCAGTACATGTTCCCGAAGGCCCACGCGGCCGCTTATGTTATTTCGGCAGTTCGTACTGCATTCTTCAAGCTGTATCATCCGATTGAATTCTACGCAACCTATTTTACAGTTCGTGCAGATGAGTTTGACATCGAGCTGGTGTGTCAGGGGTACGATGCGATCTATCGGAAAATTGTTGAAATTGAACAATTGGGATTCCAGGCACCGCCAAAAGAAAAAAACATGCTTCCTGTGCTTGAAATGGCTCTGGAAATGGCAGCTCGTGGATTCTCACTCAAGCCGATTGATTTGTACCGTTCTGAAGCTACAAAATTTATCGTGGACGGAAATGCACTGATTCCTCCATTTTCCGCACTTGCGGGGATCGGTGATAATGCAGCACGTAATATTGCGGCGGCAAGAGATCATGGTGAGTTTCTGTCGATTGAAGACTTTCAGCAAAAATCCAAGGCAAGTAAAACGATTGTCGAACTATTGTCGGGGATGGGCTGTTTCCGAGGGCTGCCGGAAAGCAATCAATTATCCCTGTTTTAA
- the rimP gene encoding ribosome maturation factor RimP: MSTTKIKSTVEEMIQPYLNEQGFELVDIDYVKEGSNWFLRVYVDKEGGIDIDDCVLISEQLSAKLDENDPIPTVYFLEVSSPGAERPLKKAEDVAKSVGKNVFVTTYEAVNGMKEFEGKLLSFDNGELVIEAGKKQYTVPYDKVASARLAILF; this comes from the coding sequence TTGAGCACAACGAAGATTAAATCTACCGTGGAAGAAATGATCCAACCCTACTTGAATGAACAAGGCTTCGAGCTGGTTGACATCGATTACGTCAAAGAAGGCAGCAACTGGTTTTTACGGGTGTATGTCGACAAAGAGGGTGGCATCGACATCGATGATTGTGTCTTGATCAGCGAACAGCTGAGCGCCAAGCTGGATGAGAACGATCCGATTCCAACCGTCTATTTCCTTGAAGTGTCTTCTCCGGGAGCTGAACGTCCACTGAAAAAAGCGGAGGATGTTGCAAAATCCGTAGGGAAAAACGTATTTGTTACGACCTACGAAGCAGTGAATGGAATGAAGGAGTTTGAAGGTAAATTGCTTTCCTTTGATAACGGGGAACTTGTGATCGAAGCAGGCAAGAAGCAGTACACGGTTCCTTATGATAAGGTAGCCAGTGCGCGCTTGGCCATTCTGTTTTAA